In Brassica napus cultivar Da-Ae chromosome C2, Da-Ae, whole genome shotgun sequence, the sequence TTCGATGAGTTTGACAGAATGAGTGGGTTGAAGATAAGTATGGAGAAATCAACATTGTTTATGGCTGGTGATTCGCAGAAAAGAGAAGACATTCTTCGAGGATTTCAGTTTGCTACTGGATCACTTCCGGTTCGCTATTTGGGTCTCccgttgctgacaaaaaaacatGACTGTACTTGATTTTCTGCCTCTGATAGAGAAGATCAGGAAGAGAGTAGGCTGGTGGACAGGAAGGTTTCTTTCATACGCAGGGAGGTTACAGCTAATCAACTCCGTCATTATGAGTTTAACTAATTTCTGGATGGCAGCCTTCAGATTACCAAGTGGATGCATTAAAGAAATTGAGAAAATATGTTCAGGATTTCTTTGGTCTGGTCCAGAGGTTAATAGGAGGAAAATAAAAGTCGCATGAAAGGATGTTTGTCTAACAAAGCAAGAGGGAGGATTGGGCATAAGGCCATTAAAGGAGGTGAACTTAGTCTGCTGTTTAAAGTTGATTTGGAGAATCTTATCTACTCGTTCATTATGGGTGAACTGGATGCAAACATATCTTATAAGGAAAGGTTCTATTTGGATGATAAGGGAGAATACGCAGAGTGGTTCTTGGATGTGGAAGAAAATTTTGAAGTGTCGAGAGATTGCAAAAACTTTATACAGTGTGGAGTTGAGAAATGGAAGGAAAACTTCCTTTTGGTACGAAGCTTGGTCTTCTTTGGGTCGGCTGCAGGAGGTTATGGGTGGTAGAGGGCATATTGATATGGGGATTCTAGTGAATGAGAACATCGAAGCTTGCAGAAACCACAGGAGACGGAGTCATAGAGTTAATATTCTAAACAGAGTGGAGCTGGAAATAGAAAGATATAAAGAAAATTGGGTTGATGAGGAGGATATATCTCTATGGAGAAATAGTAAAGGGAAATGCATGAAAACCTTCTCCACCAGTGAAACTTGGCAGAACATAAGGGAGAAGCATACTTTATGTTCTTGGTATTCTGCAGTGTGGTTTAAGCATGCTACCCCAAAGTATGCTTTTATAACATGGATGGTGATGCTGGGAAGGTTGTCTACGGGAGATCGTATGAAAAATTGGAATGCTAATGTAGATGCTTCTTGTGTTCTATGCAATAACCCTCTGGAGACGGCAGAGCATCTTTTCTTCCAGTGTTCTTACTCTAAGCAGATATGGGAAGTCTTAATGAGTGTTGGGAAATCAGTTCACGGGGGAATAGAATAGTCTTGTTCGACTGGCTACACTGAACCAAAACTGGAGTAGAATCAAGCTCTTTACCCTGCGATATATGATGCAAGCTGTAGTGCATGCTATATGGATGGAAAGGAACCGAAGAAGACATGAAGAGATATCTGTGCCGAGTGAAGTGTTGATAAAAAGGCTAGATAAGAACATGAGGAATCGCTTTACCATCTTGCAGAGAAAAGGATATAAGGAGTTGGGGGGAGGGAATGATATTCTGGTTTGAAACAAgatagtttattttttgttgcAAAGGTTTGGATAGGAGAAGTATAAAAACTCAAAAAGGAGCATAGGTCACACATGATGTAACaaggttttttcttttgaattcaatttaacattcaattcaaaaaaaaatgtataatactCCAATGTAACCTCCTTTCCAGTAGCATTAGAATAAGGTTTACCAAAACTTTTGCAATTATTTTTTGTCTCGTTGTTTTACAACATACATTGAATCCAGAATATGGCACATCCATACTAGTACAAATTAACAATTATACCGTTAAAAGTATTGCATTGTCTATAGCATTTAcattaagatgttttttttttttttgggggggggggggggggggagaatagtggaaaaataaattaaatatcatttaacagaaaaaaaaagtttagttacTCGACTTGGGCCAGGCCCTTAATGTCCGTTCAATTACTTACCAGCTACTTAATTTAGTTGAGTCTAAGAACACAACAGAAACCCATATACAGTCTTGAATCCCATATGCAGTCTTTAAATAAAGGGCTCTATAAAGCCCACATTAAAGTGGACTTATACATTAAGCCTTCATTTAAATAAAGAGCCCTATAAAACCCTCATTTagcttttagtttttgattttgtaaaaaCCATTTTATTTGCCAATCAAGCTTTCTAACAAATAAATTTcctaaaatttagggaaactagtttttgaaaagttcaactaatttatgaagaaaaaccaaaaaccaacttttgttaacttttataaacaaaaacgaattttgttttttttaagaaactactacattttatttaatctctattattaaaagagaagtatcaatataaattatCCCTTGGTTTTTAAAGTTCTTTACATTTGAACGCCACTGAAGTAATAAATTTACCTACAGTTTAGTATTCTTgtcttttatagtttaattaatgcattttctaaaataaagtataaaaaattatgtttatttatttaaaaaatagttccTATAATATGGgtaaacaataaattatacttaatcAATGTCAAAAATGTAACAAGATTTTATTATTACGGGgtggttattttttattttggtatattaactacgtctaaaaaacataaaagtgttataaaaatacataatataaaccacaaaattttaaataatatattgaattatttaatcgtatatatcaaatataaaaatagataaccattttattttacattaaaattttgatccataaaaaatacatttgcaCGAACACacgagttatattttaaaaatagggTTGTAACAGTTGAcggatcaaaaaataaaataaaattattcattataaattctaaaatgattgtgttt encodes:
- the LOC125582176 gene encoding uncharacterized protein LOC125582176, which gives rise to MKGCLSNKARGRIGHKAIKGGELSLLFKVDLENLIYSFIMGELDANISYKESVELRNGRKTSFWYEAWSSLGRLQEVMGGRGHIDMGILVNENIEACRNHRRRSHRVNILNRVELEIERYKENWVDEEDISLWRNSKGKCMKTFSTSETWQNIREKHTLCSWYSAVWFKHATPKYAFITWMVMLGRLSTGDRMKNWNANVDASCVLCNNPLETAEHLFFQCSYSKQIWEVLMSVGKSVHGGIE